GGAAAACTGTTTAAAGGTCTCTCCAAAGTTTGCCATGAGCTCTTCAATGTCTTTTCCTTTTAATTGTTCTGCATAGAACTGAGCTGCCTTGCAAACCAGGTCATTGCCCTCACCAAGGGTGAAGGCAAAACCAGTTCCGGTATGACCACTATCGTCATGTAAATAGGTTACGGCATAAGAATAGATTGGATCTCGGTGAATGGCATCGCTACCAGCACCTTTTCCAAGGGGAAATCGGACGTCTTTTGTTGTGGTCTTTAGTATCATGAGAAGAGTATATTTTATTGATAATTCCAGAAAGTAAGCTCACTGATATTACTTGCTGTATTCCCGGTTGCAGTAGTTAGCACCCTAATCCTGATGTAGCGTACTGCTGGTGGATTTGGCATTAAGCTTATTTTTAAGGCACTACTTCCATCATCATTTCTTGTGACTTCTTTTAACAAGGTCCATCCTTTGGCTACAGATTCTGCCGCCCAGCCGTTTTCATCTGCTCTCAGATTCGTTGCGGTTAAGGTATTGGAGCCCCAAATCTCAAACTTGATTGGATTGTGACAGCAATCCCTTCCGGTTTCTTCCATGTAAGTAAGCTGCTTATAAGTCCTGCCCATATCAATTGTAAACACGTGCGGATAAGATCCGTTATTGGTATGAAAAATATTAGGGTAGCCTTGCGGACTAACAGTACCGTCCCATAATTTCTCAATACTGGTACCATAATCAGCATAGGCATCGTTAGGGAGTGGTGCCGCGCTAAACAATGATTTCTTGCACATCACATCTTTATAAACATAAGGAGGATACGCACTAAATTCCTGAACGGTAAACACATCTAAAGAGCCCTGACCGGGAATGTAAGAAGACCTGTAAAAGATCTCCGTACCTTCTTTAAGGTCTGCAAGCGTTAAAGAAGAGGCGGTAGGCAAAAGGATTTTCTCTACAGTTGCTCCCGATGTATTGGTATACCTTACTACGGTATTGACATTAATGGTATCAGGTGCATTAAAATTTAATGTAAATACACCATTGTCGTCCCTGGTATAGGGCTCTTCTGCATCATATGCGCGGTTTAACAAGCCAGCCCTATAAGTGGGGCCATAGATCTTAACATTATTTACAATTGTGGGTATGGACTTATTGCCCTTTGCATCGTAAGAATATATTGTAAAAGCATAAACGAATTCCTGAAGGTTCTCTATTAATGCAGAAACACTATCTGTCTTGGCCGTTATATTGACAACCTGGGAATCGGTTTTGTTATAGAAAACGACGTATTTAACAATACTTGGATCTGTACTGGATTTCCATTTTAATAAGGTCCTTAAATTACCCGGCTTGCTGACAACTTTTCCAACGCTGCCGGTGTATACAATTTCTTTCCCATCAAAAAAGTTCCTGAAGTCGGTCTGTTCCTTTTCACAGCTTAGCATAAGTGCGAACAGAAAACATCCGATTATGAACATAAAATTTTTCATCTGTTTAAATTTGTTTTTTAGCTGTTATGAAGCTATCATGATCTTAATCTTTCTACTTTGTGATTTTGAAAGATCATGATGGTTTCATCTGATTATATTTTTTTAAATGCCTTTGTTATAGAGGTGTACCAAAAGGTGTAATTTCCATGATGTATGCTGTACCACTGGTTCCCCAGGTTGATGCGATTGCAACTCTCAAATACCTAACCGCAGGCGCTTGAAGCGGCACCCTAAATTCGACACCTTTTTTAACAAAATCTTCATCTGCGGAGGTAGTTGAACCAGGGCTACTGCCTGATGGAGGATTAGGAAACTTGAAATTTCCAAGATTGATCCAATCTCCTAATACCGTACCTTCGGCAGCTACCAGTGGTAGTCTCCGGTCTGTAGGACTAGCTACATTTGAGCCCCATAAAGAAAATTCTTTAGGGTTACCGTTATTGTAAGTGAACTGTCCCGTTCTTTCATATAATACAAAGCGGCTTAGTTTGTAAGATCGTCCAACGCCAAAGGTTACTGTAAATGGTAGTTGTCCTCCATCCGCAGAATGCCATCCATTTCCATCTGTTCTGCCATCCCACATGCTGGTGGTAGGCCAGTCGGAATACGCCAGCTGTGCATCCGAAGCGAGTGTTAACGTGCTGAATTTGCTTTTATCTAGTGCTTCTTCAAAAATAGGCGTTAGTGTCTTTTTCAACGTGTCAGATACATTGCCCCATTTATCAGTAACATATATGGCGAAATCTTGTGATTCCGCTTTGAATCCCCGAACAGCGTAGTCGATAGTTTCGAGCTTGGAAAAGAACTGATCCTGTATCTCCATAGCCCTTGTATTGGCATTGTAGGCCAGGAAAACCAGCCCAACCTCCTTTTTCGTAGGATTACTGGCCGTAATACTCACACCTCCAAAATCAGGAACCATATTTAGGCTTGGTCTTACCAATTTATATACTGGTATTGTGGGGTTAACTGTAACCGTAACCGGGTCTGACATAACATTTGCTCTTGATACGGTATATAATGTTACTTCGTAAGATTTGGCTTCGGCAAATCCATTTACCACAATGGTATCCTGGTAATACGATGACTTGGCTTCTCTCGAAGTACTTCCATTGATCTTGTACTTTGCCTGTACGTACAAAATATTAGGCGAATTTGGCAGATCGTAGGTGATATTTGCACCGCCATTAAAATTATCGACTTTAATATTGCTAACCACATCAGGTTTAGTTAGATCACCTGATATGACTTCATTAAAACCTTTATTGTTCTTTTTACAGCCCATTGCGACAGCAATCAGCAAGATAAAAAGTATAGTGAGTTTATTTTTAGGTATCATAATTTCTTTATTTATTTACCACAATGGATTCTGAACCAAATTGTTATTTACCGTAATGCTTTGATCTTTGATAGGCCACAAGTAGTCTTTAGAATTAAATACTGGGACATATATATTACGCGCCCTGTAGTAATTGACAGGTTGCTCTTCAGTAATACTCCATCCTTGCATCGGTCTGCTCATGACAACCTGTAGTTCCTTCCAACGACGTAAGTCCCAACCTGCAATAGATTCGAATGCCAGTTCAATCCTTCTTTCCTGATGTATGATTTCGCGTAACCCAGCTTGTCCGGTATATTTCATCGGCGTGTTTGATAGTGTAGCAGTCCAGGAATCAGCAACTTTAGGTATGCCGGCCCTGGTGCGTACCTCGTCTATATAAGGGAGAATTTCAGTATAGGATTTCCCTTGTTCATTTAGCGCTTCTGCATACATCAAATATAGATCTGACAATCTAATTAGCGGATATCGAAAATCTACCCAAGTCATTTGATTGGTGTAAGTAGTTAAATAATTAACCAATTTTTTAGGCCAGCAGCCTGATATATTGGTGTATTGCGGGCTTTTAGGTCCGGCAAAGCTGGCCAAACCTCTTCCTTGCACATATTGTGCATTTGCCGGGTCTAATAACGATCCGTTTCCATACCAGACACCACCATCAAAAGCAAGAGAAGAATAGAATCGAGGTTCGCGATTAAAATGAGCAAGCACAGTCTCATATCCATTGTGAACATAAAACCTATCTCCAAATCCTGCAGTTTTTAAATTATACCTGTTCCTGTAATCGAATGTTTTATCCTGATCTATGGGCAATCCTTTATCTGTATAAAACAACTCCTGCTCTGCCAGGGGCACGGCAAAGGTACCTTGTGCAATAAGATTACTTGCTGCCTGGGCATTCAACCTGGGCATTGCTTTTTCTTGTTTCCCAAATCCATAAGTTGGATTGATTGCCCAAATTAATTCGGTATTTAATTCCCACCTTTCAGTAATTGCGGTTTGCAAGCCAAGAACCCTTTTTAATGAATCTGGCAAATTTGCAGGTAAGTTCCCTGCAGGAACGAATGTGTGCAGGCGGGAACCATTTTGTAAACTGGCATCAAGGGCCGCACGACAGGCAATGGCAGCACGGTCCCATTTTTTGGGATCAATCTCCTGACTAAAGAGCAACTGTCCGTCTTTATCCTGGAAACCTGCATAGTCTCTATTTCCATTAAATAACGGGCTTGCGGCAGTCATTAGCACCTGAGCCTTTACGGACAAGGCAATGATGGAGGTAATTCTTCCCAGTTCTTGCGCCTGGTTGGTAATCCTGACAGGAAGATCAGGTGTGGCTTCATCCAATAAGCGAACGATATAGTTTACAACTGAATCTGCCGGATTTCTTTTTACCCTAACTTCCTCTGGCGTACTGTTTACAGGCAGGTTTTTGTCTGTAACTGGTATGGGGCCATACATCCGGAATAGATAGAAATGATAGTATGCTTTCAAAAATTTGGTTTCTGCAATCCAGCGCTTTTTTTCAGAATCTCCCAAATCAATAGGTTTGTCGATATTTTCCAACATTGTATTACAGCGCCTTATGGCTTGAAACATCGCTTGT
The nucleotide sequence above comes from Pedobacter sp. MC2016-14. Encoded proteins:
- a CDS encoding DUF4959 domain-containing protein, producing MIPKNKLTILFILLIAVAMGCKKNNKGFNEVISGDLTKPDVVSNIKVDNFNGGANITYDLPNSPNILYVQAKYKINGSTSREAKSSYYQDTIVVNGFAEAKSYEVTLYTVSRANVMSDPVTVTVNPTIPVYKLVRPSLNMVPDFGGVSITASNPTKKEVGLVFLAYNANTRAMEIQDQFFSKLETIDYAVRGFKAESQDFAIYVTDKWGNVSDTLKKTLTPIFEEALDKSKFSTLTLASDAQLAYSDWPTTSMWDGRTDGNGWHSADGGQLPFTVTFGVGRSYKLSRFVLYERTGQFTYNNGNPKEFSLWGSNVASPTDRRLPLVAAEGTVLGDWINLGNFKFPNPPSGSSPGSTTSADEDFVKKGVEFRVPLQAPAVRYLRVAIASTWGTSGTAYIMEITPFGTPL
- a CDS encoding RagB/SusD family nutrient uptake outer membrane protein; translated protein: MKSSYLKILYTVVIALSLTSCKKYLNVTPDNVGTIDYAFRNRNEAENYLFGCYSTLQQLQYPWQDPAFTTSGEVIFPNTLREGDERGGVNPVGFNIVRGTQTTNNPGLNYWDGQEGGQAMFQAIRRCNTMLENIDKPIDLGDSEKKRWIAETKFLKAYYHFYLFRMYGPIPVTDKNLPVNSTPEEVRVKRNPADSVVNYIVRLLDEATPDLPVRITNQAQELGRITSIIALSVKAQVLMTAASPLFNGNRDYAGFQDKDGQLLFSQEIDPKKWDRAAIACRAALDASLQNGSRLHTFVPAGNLPANLPDSLKRVLGLQTAITERWELNTELIWAINPTYGFGKQEKAMPRLNAQAASNLIAQGTFAVPLAEQELFYTDKGLPIDQDKTFDYRNRYNLKTAGFGDRFYVHNGYETVLAHFNREPRFYSSLAFDGGVWYGNGSLLDPANAQYVQGRGLASFAGPKSPQYTNISGCWPKKLVNYLTTYTNQMTWVDFRYPLIRLSDLYLMYAEALNEQGKSYTEILPYIDEVRTRAGIPKVADSWTATLSNTPMKYTGQAGLREIIHQERRIELAFESIAGWDLRRWKELQVVMSRPMQGWSITEEQPVNYYRARNIYVPVFNSKDYLWPIKDQSITVNNNLVQNPLW
- a CDS encoding DUF4998 domain-containing protein, which encodes MFIIGCFLFALMLSCEKEQTDFRNFFDGKEIVYTGSVGKVVSKPGNLRTLLKWKSSTDPSIVKYVVFYNKTDSQVVNITAKTDSVSALIENLQEFVYAFTIYSYDAKGNKSIPTIVNNVKIYGPTYRAGLLNRAYDAEEPYTRDDNGVFTLNFNAPDTINVNTVVRYTNTSGATVEKILLPTASSLTLADLKEGTEIFYRSSYIPGQGSLDVFTVQEFSAYPPYVYKDVMCKKSLFSAAPLPNDAYADYGTSIEKLWDGTVSPQGYPNIFHTNNGSYPHVFTIDMGRTYKQLTYMEETGRDCCHNPIKFEIWGSNTLTATNLRADENGWAAESVAKGWTLLKEVTRNDDGSSALKISLMPNPPAVRYIRIRVLTTATGNTASNISELTFWNYQ